The Thermogemmatispora onikobensis genome contains the following window.
CCTGCAGAGTTCCCTGCGTGGCTGGAGCCGACGCCGCTATGCCCGGCTGCTGCCGCTCAAGACGGGCGGGCGTGTCCTGGGCGTGCTCCTGCTCGTCATGGAAGAGACCGAGTGGCCGCACCCGAGCAGAGTCAAGACCTGGCAGCCTCGCCTCACCGGGCCGACAGCGGCACTGGAGGGACCCTTTTTCTCAGCTTTTCTCGATCAGGCTGCGGCAATCATCGAGCGCGCTCGTCTCAGACAGGAGGGCCTGCAGCTCGAGCTGCTGCGCCAGACCGATGCACTGCGCACAGCCCTCCTCTCTTCCGTCTCACATGACCTGCGCACGCCCCTGGCCTCCATCAAAGCGGCGGCCAGTAGTCTCCTGCAGGAAGACATTGTGTGGGACGAGGAGAGCCGGCGCAGTTTTGCCCTCACCATCGAGCGCGAGGCCGACCGGCTCAACCGCCTCGTCGAAAACCTGCTCGACATGTCGCGCATCGAGGGCGGTGCCCTCAAGCCCGAGAAAGAGTGGTACCCTCTTGACGAATTGATCCATGATGTCCTGCTGCAACTGCAGCCGCTGCTGCAGCAGCGCCAGGTGGAGGTTGACCTGGAGGAGGACCTGCCGCCCGTGCCAGTCGATTATCTGCAGCTCAGTCAGGTGCTCACGAACCTGATTGAAAACGCCGTGCGTCATACCCCTGCCAGCAGCCCGATTGAGATCACAGCCAGACGCAGCAATGGCTACGTGCAGGTCAGTGTCGCCGATCGCGGGCCTGGCATTCCCTCCACCGATCTTGAGCGCATCTTCGACAAATTCTATCGTGTGAGGCGCGCACGAGGTCCAGGCAGCGGGAGTGGACGCGCCGGGGGGACTGGCCTTGGCCTGGCGGTCTGCAAGGGTCTAATCGAGGCCCACGGGGGGCGCATTTGGGCCGAGAACCGCCAGGGCGGTGGCGCGATCTTCCACTTTACCTTGCCGCTCAGCACTCAGGAGCAGGAGAGCACGAGGGAGCAGGCCGAGACCGCTGTCCCCGCGCCAGAGGGGACCAGGCCCAGGTCGACCACCTCGCCTCTTGTGGCACCGGTCTCGGACGAAGAGACGGCAGAGACGAGTAATCTGGCTCGTGTTGGTAAGCGAGAGCAGAGGGAGGAGGAACAATCGCGTTCATGAATGCAACAGGCGGGGCACGCATCCTGGTTGTCGACGATGAGATCGAGATTGTCCGCGCGCTCCAGCGCAGCCTCAGCGCCTACGGCTATGAAGTCTACGCGGCCAGCAGTGGCGAAGAGGCCCTCGAAGCGCTTAGCCACTTTCGTCCAGATGTCATGCTGCTGGACCTGGGATTGCCAGGGATCAGCGGGCTAGAGGTCTGTAAGCGCGTGCGTGCTCACTCGAATCTCCCGATCATCGTTCTCTCGGTCAAAGACAGTGAGCGTGATAAGGTGCTGGCGCTCGATCTGGGAGCTGACGATTACGTCGCTAAGCCTTTTGGGATGAACGAGGTGCTGGCCCGCATCCGGGTGGCGCTGCGCCATGCAGCGCCGCTGCAGGGAGGAACAGCCGCGATCTTTAAGGCCGGCCCGCTAGGCATTGACTTTGCGCGTCGGCTGGTACTGCTCAACGGCAAAGAGGTAAAGCTTACACCAACAGAATATGAGCTACTCAAGGTCCTGGTACAGAACAGAGGCAAGATCATGACGCGCCAGATGCTCCTGACCCGCGTCTGGGGGAGCGGCTATGGAGGTGAGGCTCACTACTTGCATGTCTACATTGGGCAGCTGCGACGCAAGATCGAGCCAGACCCAGCTCACCCTCGCTTTATTCTCACCATCTCCGGTGTTGGCTATCGTTTCTCCGCTGAAGAAGAGACGGCAGGAGAGGATGCAGAGGAGGAAGAGAGAGAAAGGAGTGGCGAGAGGGGGAAGCCTGCAAGGGAATAGGTGGCCAGACGCTCCTTCAAGCCCATCTGATCCAGGGCAGACGACTTGCGGCGTCAGGCGTACCGGCACGGAGGCAGCCGAGGAGCAAGAGACAGCCCTGAGAGTCACCGAGCGCTCTCCACGATCCTTGTGCGAAGGACTCATACAGAGACAGCTCGGCCACAACAACGCGATGCAGAAGATCGCTCTTTTCGTGTCTGGGAGGCGCTGTCTGTCTGTCTGCCTGCCTGTCTGCAGGCTTCCCAACCCAGTAGAGGAGCTGGTCCCACAGGTGTAGGACCACAGAAAGGCTCTCAAGAACCTCTTAGATGCTCACCCAGATCAGCGGCCAGAAATTCTGGACGCTGCCCTGCACATAGAAGCCATCGTTCGCCTTCTCCAGCAGGAACGAAT
Protein-coding sequences here:
- a CDS encoding ATP-binding protein, which encodes MREQRHSGDHFPPLLERPQRSWRRLLIDTLLAFFAAALVTAVIYTFALYPRIPNISLLYLLVVLALASTRGLYAAVLTSVLAFLFFDYFLVQPLYSLTVNRFEEWLALFVFLTAAIITGQMTNALRRQADEARRRERETRILYNLVRAANHEEDFQHQLTIVTQAVAQVFASWGVCDCVLLLPNEQGRLEVLASARLPREQLRLSSDEQATAAWVMANGQAAELHDVPLEGSRPYGRGLRATLQSSLRGWSRRRYARLLPLKTGGRVLGVLLLVMEETEWPHPSRVKTWQPRLTGPTAALEGPFFSAFLDQAAAIIERARLRQEGLQLELLRQTDALRTALLSSVSHDLRTPLASIKAAASSLLQEDIVWDEESRRSFALTIEREADRLNRLVENLLDMSRIEGGALKPEKEWYPLDELIHDVLLQLQPLLQQRQVEVDLEEDLPPVPVDYLQLSQVLTNLIENAVRHTPASSPIEITARRSNGYVQVSVADRGPGIPSTDLERIFDKFYRVRRARGPGSGSGRAGGTGLGLAVCKGLIEAHGGRIWAENRQGGGAIFHFTLPLSTQEQESTREQAETAVPAPEGTRPRSTTSPLVAPVSDEETAETSNLARVGKREQREEEQSRS
- a CDS encoding response regulator transcription factor, which translates into the protein MNATGGARILVVDDEIEIVRALQRSLSAYGYEVYAASSGEEALEALSHFRPDVMLLDLGLPGISGLEVCKRVRAHSNLPIIVLSVKDSERDKVLALDLGADDYVAKPFGMNEVLARIRVALRHAAPLQGGTAAIFKAGPLGIDFARRLVLLNGKEVKLTPTEYELLKVLVQNRGKIMTRQMLLTRVWGSGYGGEAHYLHVYIGQLRRKIEPDPAHPRFILTISGVGYRFSAEEETAGEDAEEEERERSGERGKPARE